The DNA segment TGCCTGGATCAACCTCGACACGCCAGCTGTCACCGTCAGCACTCAGTAACTGTTGCTCCTGCAAAACCCTGATCCAACGTTTAATCAAGGCTCGGTGCTGTTGGGCAATCGGTGGGGTTTCGAGTATCTCTGCCAAACTGTGTGCTGAGTGCTGCTCACAAAACAGTCCCAGGTGACTAAAGGCATTCAGCATAGATAGCAAAGCGGTAGCGTTAAGCTGTTCGGTAACCTTTACCGCATGCTCCAAGTCAATATGGGCAAACTCTGTATCCAACTCGGTATTGATACCCTCAAATAACCCAGCCATATCGAGCATGCCAGGTTTGTCCTGTATCTTCTCCAGTACCTTAGCTTGTGCAAACACAGCCCAGCGGTCGCCCCCGGTTAGGGGCACAGTGGCAGAGTTGGCGACGGCGGGATGTTTCGCAACGCTCTCAGTAATGGCCTCAAGCTTTTGGGTCAACGCCTGCTCCGCCTTTGCAACAGGTTCTATACCCACCTTGGAAGAGATCCAACCGGCTATATCACTGGTTAATAAGCGACGAGCATCCTGCAACAAGGGTTGTGGCAACAAAACTTCGGTTTCATAGAGCAGACATCGCAGATTTTTCAGGTTTGTCAGGGCAATTGCGGGATGTGCGACCAACCCCTTTAATAAAGTTGCCGGCAGTATCACTCCGCTAAACCCCGAGCGTTCCAATACGACCAGTGCTTTTGCGGGATTGATTTCAGGCGGCTGCAAATAGACAGCAAGCCCACAACTCCATGCTGCAAAAATGGCAAATCGAGAAAATTTATTGAGAGGGGAAAATACCCCTACACTGCCCTGAAGAGCCCTTAGCGACTCTTTTTGGGATTTATACAGTGTGAAATTTGCTTCAGCGGTGTCAGCCTTTATCATCCCCTTGTCTGTTAACAACAGGGAAAGTTCTTCTTGAACGACTTCCAATAAATCTGGGGTTTGTACTTTAATTGCCAGGGGCTCACCCTCTGCATTAGTCGGGGCTTCAGTTTCAAACCCGATCCCCAACCTTAGCGCCACCAAGTGCAAAAGCAGTCGCACTGCTTCTTCGCAACTATTGGCAGGTAACAGCAGTGCTTTACCTTGCAAGATATCCAGCTGCTCACCCAGGTTTTCTGCCACGGAGTTTGTCCAGGCCAGTACCTGGCTGCCACTCCACTCATGGCCACCAAAGGATAATGCCGGTGCTTCCCCCAGCTGTTCTAACCCACTTAAGATTTCCGCTGTTATTACTTCATTTTTCATTACAGCTCCTTAAACAGCTATCGCAAAAAATAGAGTCTGACCCGCGACCGATAATGGCGATGTCGATGCAGGTAAGAAGCACTTAACCTCAAAGCCGGCCACAACCAGTTCTTCCTGCCATGCTGTGCTGTCGATAAACACCTGGTCGGTTCCCCCTCTCCGGTCTTCGCTCCCCAGAAGAGGCTCCGATTTTGCGGGAGAAAGAAGAAACTGCATTGCCGTTAACATGGCATGGTTTTCCCGAGTGGATTCGCTAAACAACAGCCAGCCACCGGTGACCAGAGAACGACGAATACGCTGTAAGGTCTGGCCAATATGAGCGGCGTTGTGCAAAACATTGCCAGCCACAACAATGTCGGTGCTGGCTGCTGGGATTGACTGCGCGGTGAAATCCGCATTGATATCGAGCAGGCTGCAGCGCAAACCGATGTGATTGCGGAATTTCTTCTGGGCAGCGGTGGTGAATAGAGGCGATATATCCGTAAAGCGATAATTAATCGGCCTGCCAGCCAGAGTATCTAAGATTGCAGCAGTGGTTAGACCCGCTCCACCGCCTAATTCGAGCACTCTTAACATAGGACCGGGTTTTACGGCCTGTTTGACAATGCTCGCCGCCGCATAATTGAGATAAGTCGTAAACCAGTTGTTCTGGTAGGCGGCCAATGCGGTTAGTATTTCTCCATTCTCGAATAGCAGTTGATTAATGGAGACCTGATCCCGCACCAGTTCAGCCAAATGCGTGAGGAACTTTTGATGAGACTGAGCCATTTCCGGGGGAAATCCCAGCGCATCGTAGGCCTCTGGTAATTTATCTGCCCCAGCTGCACTCTCGGGAATTTGCTCCCAGGAATAGTTGCCATTACTGAGCTTCAAAAACTCTCGTTCAACCAAGGCCACCAGCCAGCGGCGAACCAGCCAGTGGTGTCGGGAAGCGGCACCCAGTGTATTAATAATTTCGTCACTGCTGCGCCCGACATTTTCGGCGGTCAACGCGCCGCTGGAAGAAAGCAACTCCATAATCGCCCACAGGCTGATGAATTCCAGCCTCTGCATTGCGCCAGGCAGTTGCGCCAAACCACTGTCTACCGTCAGCTCAGCAGGTAGAGCGGCCAGCCCAGCCTCATGGACGGTATTGGCAGTTGGAGGTGTTAGGTTTTTCAAATGGCTCCCTCCTCAAGGCACTCCATATCTTCAATACTTGTTTCCAGGGTGGTTAAAAAACTGAATGCCCCAATCTCCGACATGCGCTCCATCGCTGACGCCGGCGGCAATACTTGGGCGCAGTAGTGACAACCCGCTGGGATTTCATCGCGAAGTACAGCCAAAGTGGTAACTGCGGCTACCGCTGCTGTTAGATCTGCATTACCGGTGCCCCGCAACGCCGCCGTGCGAGTGCGCTCTTGCCCGCTGTATCTACCGGTAAGCTGCAAAAGCATGACCACATAAGGATGGCGCCCCGCCAGATCCAGCGCACTGGCCCGACACAGCGCTGCCCGCGCTTCGTCGCGGCTCAAACCATGGGCGCTATTAAATGCCGACAAGATATGAGAGCCGGTAATCGCGTTATACCAATCGCCTTCAGAGAGGGATAAGTCCCGGGCCAAACGCTCGCTTTCACTGTTTAAATACGGGAGAACCGTGGCTGTGTCTGGGAAAAACGGCAGCTCCACATCGGAGCGGCGTTTCAGTACACCGTTCAAACGGCGACCATTACGCCAGGCCGCCAAGGGCTTGCTGTGCTGTTCGTTGGCGCCTTGTAAATAATCATCGGCAGCGACATCGGTAAACCGATCGCGCAGGCCGAAATAACTGGTCAGGCTCTCTACCTGCGAAAATTCCTGCTCAGCCAGCCAGCGTGGTAGCAGGCTACTAAGCCCCGGCTGTAAGCCGGCTGATAAAACTGCGATCAATCCACGGCTCTGGTAATAGGATAAATCGAGTTGCTCATAGAGAGCCTCATCGCCAGCAACATCGATATAGGCTGCCCCCACTTGTGCCGCAGCCTTGGCAACCCTGTCGCCAATTAAATGTGAAGGTCCTGCGCAATTGATCAGAACCTTACAACCGGATACAAACTGATCCAGCGAGGCTGTATCCAGGTAGTCCACCGCCTGATAAGAAACAACTGAATTACTGGATAGCGGCTGTTTATGTGCATTGCGACCACCGATACGCAAAGGGCCCACTTCCAGGGACTGTAAATAACCGGTAACGGCTGCGCCCACATCGCCGTAGCCACCTAAAATCGCAATTGTCACAAGCTCACCTCCGTATCGGTCTCAACCAGTTGCCAGCCAGTTGCACGGCTGCGCTGGTGCCAAAAATGTGCGTACAGGCCTTGCTGGGATAACAATTCCCGGTGATTTCCAATCTCGGCCACAGTACCTGCATCAAGTACGATAATTTGGTCCGCATTCATCACGGTGGACAATTGATGGGCGATCACAATAAGAGTGGAACCCTGTTGTAACTGCCTCAGGGAGCTGTTCAGGTATTTTTCATTGCGCGGGTCCAGTGCCGCTGTCGCTTCATCCAGCACAACGATCGGTGCGGCTTTTAATAGGGCGCGGGCGATGGAAACCCGCTGGCGTTCGCCGCCGGAAAGTGCAGCGCCTCCCTCCCCCACCTGAGTCTGCCACCCCTGCGGCAAGCGCTCGATAATCTCATCCACGCCAGCCAGTTTCGCCACACGTTCCAGTTCTTCCTGACTGGCTTCGGGACAGCTCAAACGAATATTCGCTTCCAGGGTGTCGCTGAACAGATACACATCCTGCATAACGATAGAGACTTGCCGCATCAGGTCTTCTGTGCGCAGTTGCCGCACATCCACCCCGCCCACTTTTACCTGGCCCTGGTCGGTATCAAAAAAACGCAGCAACAAACGGGTGATGGTGGTTTTACCGGAGCCTGATGCGCCGACTATCGCTGTAGTGGTACCCGGAGAAGCCCTAAAGGAAAGATCCTTCAATACCGGTTGCCCCGGCTCGTAGCTGAAATTCACGTTTGAAAATTCAACCAATCCGATTTGCTCGGTAAATGACTGAGGCTTGGATGGCTGAGGTAGCGGCTGCTCAAAAAGAATAGCGGCCAGTCTGCGTAGATCATTACCGGCCATGCGCAGCAGACCACTGCGCCCGGCGAGTTCCGCCAGAGGACCGGTAAATCGGGCCGCCAAAGCTAGCAAAGCCACCAATTCGATAGGGGGAAGTTGTTGATGGAGCGTGAGCCAAATGCCCACGACAGTAACCGCGGCGAAGGCGAGTTGCACCGTAAATCCCCCTGCAAACAAACGGGGGAAGGTCTGCCGCAACATGGAACCCGCCGCTCTGCTTTGCCCGGCAATCGCCTCTTCCAGTGGGGGGTAACTGCTGACATTTTTGCCAAAAGACCTGAGTACCGCTTGATTGCGGGCAAACTCCACTACCCGGCTACTGGCGCGGGCACCGGCAGCATCCACTTCTGTTTCCATGGCGCCTATCCACTGGGCGGACCAGCGATGGCCGATATAAATCAGGGGCACAAACAACAAAGCGGTCAGCCCCAGTCGCCAGTCAAACCACAGCATCGCCACCCCCACTGTCAGAGGAGTGACAACGCCGCTGACAACAGGGGGTAGCAGATGTGCAAAGATATTGGTCACCATCAAGGTGCCCCCGGTTGCACTGCGGGATACACGACCCACTTTTTCGGGGTTGAACCAACCCAGGGGAAGTTGAGAGAGGTGTTCACCCAACCGATTATGCAGGGTTTTCAATACCAGAATGGCCAGTGCCGCCCCTTTAACGGTTTGCTGGTAGCGGGCAACGCAGGCGATCACAACAACCGAGAACAGAGCGATCAACCAAAAGCCAACCGCCTGCATCTCAGAGGCCAACAGTGAGCTGAGCAGGGGCACCAGAAGTGTCACCGCGATTCCCTGTAAAACCCCATAGGCGAGAAGCCATACCGCATAAATGCCAACTTCACGGCGATACGCGGGTCCGAGAATGGCGAGCAAACTGCGAATCATGATGAGACCCCGCTAGTAACCTGAGCCTCACCACTCATTGCTTTTTCATTCTTTTCCGCACTGTTGTACAAACGCCATAATTCCGCGTAGTGCTTGCCCTCAGCCAACAATTGCCGGTGACTTCCGCATTCAACCAAGCGGCCGCCGTCCAGGACCGCAATCTGATCGACACCGGTGATGGTGTGCAGCTTATGGGCAATCACCAGTACCGTGCGATTGCGCACCAGGCAGGATAAAGCCTGCTGAATTTGCGCTTCGGACTCCGGATCGGCATGGGCTGTGGCTTCATCCAAAATCAACACAGGGGCATCTGCTAAAAGCGTGCGCGCGATACTTAGGCGCTGCGCTTCTCCACCAGAAAAAAAGGCATCCTTGCCAATAACCGCCTGGTATCCTTGGGGGAAACTTAAAATGTGTTCATGGATGCAGGCACTGCGCGCTGCATCCTCCAAATCCTGGTCACTGGCATCCGGGCGCCCAAGGCGCAAGTTGTCTGCCACAGTGCCAGCCAACAGTTGGGTCTCCTGAAGTACAAAACCCACATGTCGATATAAATTGTCTGGCGCAATATCACGGACATCGACGCCCCCCAGGAGTACAGCACCCTGAGTCACGTCATAAAAACGGGGCACCAGCTTGGCCAGGGTGGATTTCCCGGCACCGGAACTCCCAACCAAAGCCGTGATCGAACCGGGGCGACAGCGCAAATTAATATCGCTTAATACCGGCCGATCCTGGGTGTAGGCAAAACTGACCTGCTTAAAGAGCAGCCCTGCACCTTTGGGCTCTTTGGGTTCAGAGGTAACAGCCAGGGGCGCAACCCCCAATAGTTGATCGATCCTGCCTGCGGCAGCTTTGGCTTTTTGCTGGGCGGTCAGCCCCTGGCTCAAGGTGAGGATGGTCTGGGGAATCATCACGGCGATCAGCGTTGTTGCGAGAACATCAATCGGCTGAATACCTGTATTCACTACCAGCCAGGCGCCCCCAGACAAACTCACCAACATAATGACTGGCACCGACAGGGCCAGAGACGTCACGGCCTCCAAACGGACAAGCGGTGTCACCCAGCCCGTGTAACGGCGGCTGAAATCCTCAACAGCCTGTTGGTAATTTTTGTGGGCGCGGCCGGTTTGCGAGAAAACCTTGACCACCGCAATACCGTGAACAAATTCAACAATCGCAGCACTGACCCGAGCAAAGTCCTTATCCAGCTGCTGCATTTTTTCCCCGAAACCACGCATCATCCAGGCGTAGGACACCAGATAAACTGGCAGGGTGAGTACTGCCAACAGGGCCAAGCGCCAGTCGAGCCAGGATAAATAACCCAGGCCCGCCAGTGGCAGGACAAACGCTGCAGCCAACTCCACCTGGTGATGCGCAACCATATGGTGAAGATCATCAAGGTCGTCTTGCACCGCTTTGCGCACCGCGCCGGAGGTGTGTTCGCTGTACCAACCCAGGGGCACCTGTCCCAATTTCCGCACCAGGGCCCGTCGCAGTTCCGCCTGCATACGCTGGTCGGCAATATGGGTTAACCACAAACCGATCACGGTGCAGATCCAACCCATCGCCAGCCCGGCAACTATCGCGAATACAACGGGAATAATCGCATCGGCGATATCACTGATATCGGGCGTCAGGAACAGGCGAGCCAGCTCAACGATACCGATAAAAGGAATCAGTGAAGTGAGCGCACCACAGGCACCGAGCACCACCCCCAGCCACACGAGGCTACGAAATGGACGCATCAGTTCCCGCAGGTTGGGCTTTCGCAAGTTAGAATTTGGCAAAATGTGCTCAGCCATCTATTCGCCCGCTTTACCGCGCTGTAATGGTTTTGCCAAGAGCTCAACGACAGTGGCAACCTGTGGCGGCTCCATCACGCTGAAGTGATTGCCCGGCACATGGATTAATTCAAAATCACCCAGACAAACATCCTGCCAATAAGGCGCAGCCATATGCCCTACGCCGGCAGTGACACCGAAGGATTGCTCTTCCTGGCAGCGCAAGTAGGTCATATCGCCAATATAAGGAGGCAGGTCAAAACAGGCGGCGCGCATACTGTGTCGGCACACCCGGAAAAGCCCCGGTATCATCGCGGCTTCAACCGGCACACCCGCCTGGGCAGAGGCCAACTCGGTGTAACCGGCCAGGCGCTGTTCCTGGGTGAGTTGTGAACGTTGCCGCACGGCTTCGGCGACCGCTTTAAGCCCGGCATCACCATCAAGTTCTGCCATTGCACCGGCAGGAACACGACCGCTGTGTTTCTGCATTAAGGTCTCGATCGCGCGGGAAATATCTTCGCTCCCGATATGCTCACCAAATACCGCTTTTACCGGGTCGAGATTGAGATTGGGGGCAAAAATCGCTTCGAAAGCCAGCTCTTCATCGGTATCCACAAACATTGGGATACTGTCGATCAGGCTCAGGTCAATCACATCGACACCGCGCTCCAGCAGTCTGCGCGAAACTTCCGTCGCCAGCAGGCCGCCCAGGCAGTAGCCAATTAGCTGGCAACGCTGATAGCCCTCGTCGATGATTCTCTGGGCGTAATCATCGGCGGTGCGCTCGATTAACTCTTTGGCATCAATGGACAGATACGTTTCTGTATCGGCGACAGCAATTCCAATGACCGGACCCAAATCCTGGGCCGCAAGCGCTTTGCCCAGGTGCTGGAAATAATCCAGGGTACCCAGGGCCGCATGGAACATAATCCGTACCGGCGCCTCTTCTTTGGATGCCCCTTTACCCTCGCCCTTATGACTGAAAGGCACCATCAAGGAGTTGCTGCCCTCGCGGGTAGTTGCAACCAGGTTGTTGCTATCAGTGTCTGCGTGTTCCTCGGCAGCGGCATCCGGCTCGACTCTCAGTGCTCTGGCCAATGCCGCAACGGTTGGTCCATTGAGCATATGGCGCAACAAGGCGTCGTAAGTGAACGATTTTGCCTCGGGAATCTCTTCCAACAAGCGCCCTGCAACCCGCGCCATAATCAGCGAGTCACCACCGAGATCGAAAAAGCTGTCCTGTCGGCCCACATTATCGAGGCCCAGTGCGTTAGCCCAGAGCTTGCACAGAGCCGTTTCCAGAGGGTCCATCTGTTCTGAGTGGGCAGCCTCTTGCGCGTCTCCAGTCGCAGGTCGCCAACCGGCCAGCATTTTGCGATCGACTTTGCCATTGGCGGTGAGCGGCAGCTGGTCGAGAACTTGTAAATGGGCGGGCACCATATGCGCGGGCAATCTATTCGCTAAAAAGTCCCGCAGTTTCCCGGCACTCAAATACTGCCGGTCAGTTTTCATCTGCGCGGCCAATAAGTTCATACCAAAAGCAGACAAAGGATGCTCATCTTCCGGCAGGCAGAGCACTTGGCCAGCGCCATGGGCTTTTAACAGCGATTGCCATTTTTCGATAGACAGGAACTTGGTCGCACCACAAGCGCGATCATCACCGGCGGGGGCCATCATAAAACCCTGGGTGAGCAGGATATGGGCGTGATCCACCGTTGGCTCAGTCAGGATTAACCAGCCGCCGGGCGCCAGCAATTTGACAGCACTGGCAATAGCCGCCTCTGGATCTCGGGTACTGTTGAGCATCCCGGCACATAAAATGACATCTGCACTATTGGGCGCCAAACCCTGGGCGCGATAGTCTGTATTGAGATCCATTAACCCGAAGCGCACCCAAGGCCACTCTTTAAATTGACGGCGAGCCTCAGTCAGGAAAAATGCAGTCATGTCGGTAAATAGATAGTCAACGTCATATCCATCCAACATGGGAATAACCGACGCACTGGTAGCCCCTGTGCCAGCACCCAGCTCAAGAACCGTTAACCCTCTATCGCTCTGGGCGGCAATGCGGTTAATTAATGCGGCAACGGCGGCATTGTTATAGCGGGCAATAAGATCGTCCCGATAGAGGGACAAAGCCACCTGCTGGTCACCCTGGGGGAACAACAATTCAAACGGATTTTGTTGATTCGCTAGTAACCGGGGTAATAACTCGACATGATCCCGGTGATATTGCAGGAATTCCCGATTACAAAAACCGCTTTCAATTCCCTGTTCAACGCGCTTCCACGCTTCGTCAACAGCAGATACGTCGACTGCCCGGGTACGCGTATATTTTTCCTCAGCTGCGGCGCTGATCGTGGATAAGCTGAGCAGCCTTGCATTAACGAGAAGGTCCAACCAACGACGCACCAGCCAGTGATGCTTTTCGTGGACTTCCGCTAGCGAAAGAATTTCTTCTGCACTGTATCCCTGCTCGCAATCTGCAAATACCCCCAGGCCCATCAAGCCGTGAAGCATCGACAACAGGGCCGCTTTTTCAAGCGCCTGCACATAGTCACCGACACTGACAGCTTCCGGCTCACCGGCCTGGTAGTGCGCAAAATGACGTACCGAATTTACCAGCTCGGGATCGATAACCGCCGGCTCGGCATCATCCATGCGACGACTTTCCACAAAACCCAACAGATTTAAATCCGCTCGCGAGCCGCCCTCTTTCTTCTCAATCACCGCCGTTGCTGCTGACACTGCGGGGTGGGCCAATAATGCAGACTCCACTTCTCCCAGTTCGATACGGTGTCCGCGAATTTTTACCTGCCCGTCTTCACGGCCCAGGAATTCGAGTTCGCCACCGGGCAAATAGCGGCCCAAATCGCCGGTGCGGTAAAGGCGCTGGCCATCCACCGGGTGAGAGAAGAATTTCTGTTCAGAGAAGGCCGCATCACCGAGGTAACCATCGGCCAACCCCAGGCCAGTAATCATCAGCTCGCCCGCCACCCACACAGGGGCATCGCGCAACTGGCTATCCAGCACCCGGAAACCCTGGTTCGTCAGCGGCACGCCATAGGGAATACTGCTCCAGGCAGGATCGACTCGCTCAATACGGTGGTAGTTGGACCAGATTGCAGCTTCCGTAGCCCCACCCATGCCGATCAGGTCCAGTGCTGGCACATGGCGCCTGATATGTTCCGGTAAAGTAACCGGAATCCAATCTCCCGATAGCATTGCCAATCGCCATTCGGACAGCGGCCGAGGCTCTGTATCCAGATAGGTGGCCAGCATTTGCAACTGCGCGGGGACAGAGTTCCACAATGTCACCCGGTGCTCATCCATGACCTCCGCCCAATGTGAAGGGTCTGCACCGCGGGCCGGATCGGGCAGCACCAAAATCGCACCGGCTGCCAAGGGGCCAAAAATATCGTAGACCGACAAGTCAAAACTGAGTTGGGCCAGCCCCAAAATACGGTCGCCCGGGCCCACTTCGAAGCGGCGATTAATATCCAGCACCGTATTTAAAGCGGCCCGATGATTAATCATCACACCCTTGGGCTCGC comes from the Microbulbifer sp. MI-G genome and includes:
- a CDS encoding methyltransferase yields the protein MKNEVITAEILSGLEQLGEAPALSFGGHEWSGSQVLAWTNSVAENLGEQLDILQGKALLLPANSCEEAVRLLLHLVALRLGIGFETEAPTNAEGEPLAIKVQTPDLLEVVQEELSLLLTDKGMIKADTAEANFTLYKSQKESLRALQGSVGVFSPLNKFSRFAIFAAWSCGLAVYLQPPEINPAKALVVLERSGFSGVILPATLLKGLVAHPAIALTNLKNLRCLLYETEVLLPQPLLQDARRLLTSDIAGWISSKVGIEPVAKAEQALTQKLEAITESVAKHPAVANSATVPLTGGDRWAVFAQAKVLEKIQDKPGMLDMAGLFEGINTELDTEFAHIDLEHAVKVTEQLNATALLSMLNAFSHLGLFCEQHSAHSLAEILETPPIAQQHRALIKRWIRVLQEQQLLSADGDSWRVEVDPGSYSDTALAQAWDQLEQDWRALSGASKTIDYARANAEQLPDLILGKVQAVHLLFPRGSTELASALYREGIAARYQQRAVSALLKSILNNWEGQPQPLKILEVGAGTGATTLALLPVLDGASGHTQFDYQFTDISAAFLDSFFARHGDQKQRPWLRRGLFDIDRPLRRQGFSPNSFDVIIAGGVFNAAHNTDASLRRVAELLRPGGWFIMTEPTSEEFWVMASQAFMLVDAVDERTDSGATFLSLSQWHNALEAAGLELAMDLPVSEHPLSRQGHRFFACRAKQNQMRLTADCLAEYIDHFDSDICIEVLDQLPLTIDGEVDNAQLQEWAQSMGSHQGDSSYGS
- a CDS encoding class I SAM-dependent methyltransferase — its product is MKNLTPPTANTVHEAGLAALPAELTVDSGLAQLPGAMQRLEFISLWAIMELLSSSGALTAENVGRSSDEIINTLGAASRHHWLVRRWLVALVEREFLKLSNGNYSWEQIPESAAGADKLPEAYDALGFPPEMAQSHQKFLTHLAELVRDQVSINQLLFENGEILTALAAYQNNWFTTYLNYAAASIVKQAVKPGPMLRVLELGGGAGLTTAAILDTLAGRPINYRFTDISPLFTTAAQKKFRNHIGLRCSLLDINADFTAQSIPAASTDIVVAGNVLHNAAHIGQTLQRIRRSLVTGGWLLFSESTRENHAMLTAMQFLLSPAKSEPLLGSEDRRGGTDQVFIDSTAWQEELVVAGFEVKCFLPASTSPLSVAGQTLFFAIAV
- a CDS encoding saccharopine dehydrogenase NADP-binding domain-containing protein, which encodes MTIAILGGYGDVGAAVTGYLQSLEVGPLRIGGRNAHKQPLSSNSVVSYQAVDYLDTASLDQFVSGCKVLINCAGPSHLIGDRVAKAAAQVGAAYIDVAGDEALYEQLDLSYYQSRGLIAVLSAGLQPGLSSLLPRWLAEQEFSQVESLTSYFGLRDRFTDVAADDYLQGANEQHSKPLAAWRNGRRLNGVLKRRSDVELPFFPDTATVLPYLNSESERLARDLSLSEGDWYNAITGSHILSAFNSAHGLSRDEARAALCRASALDLAGRHPYVVMLLQLTGRYSGQERTRTAALRGTGNADLTAAVAAVTTLAVLRDEIPAGCHYCAQVLPPASAMERMSEIGAFSFLTTLETSIEDMECLEEGAI
- a CDS encoding ABC transporter ATP-binding protein, translated to MIRSLLAILGPAYRREVGIYAVWLLAYGVLQGIAVTLLVPLLSSLLASEMQAVGFWLIALFSVVVIACVARYQQTVKGAALAILVLKTLHNRLGEHLSQLPLGWFNPEKVGRVSRSATGGTLMVTNIFAHLLPPVVSGVVTPLTVGVAMLWFDWRLGLTALLFVPLIYIGHRWSAQWIGAMETEVDAAGARASSRVVEFARNQAVLRSFGKNVSSYPPLEEAIAGQSRAAGSMLRQTFPRLFAGGFTVQLAFAAVTVVGIWLTLHQQLPPIELVALLALAARFTGPLAELAGRSGLLRMAGNDLRRLAAILFEQPLPQPSKPQSFTEQIGLVEFSNVNFSYEPGQPVLKDLSFRASPGTTTAIVGASGSGKTTITRLLLRFFDTDQGQVKVGGVDVRQLRTEDLMRQVSIVMQDVYLFSDTLEANIRLSCPEASQEELERVAKLAGVDEIIERLPQGWQTQVGEGGAALSGGERQRVSIARALLKAAPIVVLDEATAALDPRNEKYLNSSLRQLQQGSTLIVIAHQLSTVMNADQIIVLDAGTVAEIGNHRELLSQQGLYAHFWHQRSRATGWQLVETDTEVSL
- a CDS encoding ABC transporter ATP-binding protein: MAEHILPNSNLRKPNLRELMRPFRSLVWLGVVLGACGALTSLIPFIGIVELARLFLTPDISDIADAIIPVVFAIVAGLAMGWICTVIGLWLTHIADQRMQAELRRALVRKLGQVPLGWYSEHTSGAVRKAVQDDLDDLHHMVAHHQVELAAAFVLPLAGLGYLSWLDWRLALLAVLTLPVYLVSYAWMMRGFGEKMQQLDKDFARVSAAIVEFVHGIAVVKVFSQTGRAHKNYQQAVEDFSRRYTGWVTPLVRLEAVTSLALSVPVIMLVSLSGGAWLVVNTGIQPIDVLATTLIAVMIPQTILTLSQGLTAQQKAKAAAGRIDQLLGVAPLAVTSEPKEPKGAGLLFKQVSFAYTQDRPVLSDINLRCRPGSITALVGSSGAGKSTLAKLVPRFYDVTQGAVLLGGVDVRDIAPDNLYRHVGFVLQETQLLAGTVADNLRLGRPDASDQDLEDAARSACIHEHILSFPQGYQAVIGKDAFFSGGEAQRLSIARTLLADAPVLILDEATAHADPESEAQIQQALSCLVRNRTVLVIAHKLHTITGVDQIAVLDGGRLVECGSHRQLLAEGKHYAELWRLYNSAEKNEKAMSGEAQVTSGVSS
- a CDS encoding non-ribosomal peptide synthetase — encoded protein: MAAMELINELQGLGVELWTESEQLRFRAAKGLLTERHKQRLREHKLQIIEILNAAQSVAGNDQGLGVVVEADVENRHAPFPLSDVQTAYLLGRQNAFGYGGVACHGYLELEYPGLNPKGLQEAWNQLIERHPMLRVVIEQEGYQRILPQVPHYEMQSQDLTGLDEADLELALESVRDELGHRNYPIGEWPMFELRHTRTDMGHIVHFSMDALIADWASAGILFNELDLLLSHPSAVLPALEIDFRDYLLAERSLLDSQGYQNDRRYWLDRLEQLPAAPELPVLPPASEAESVRFDRRHYRLDTAHWQTLKQRAGTAGLTASVAVLAAYGAVLQRWSRQPCFSLSLTLLNRLLLHPQVNQLIGDFTSVSVLAIGDSNGKTFRDWAAGIGEQLFSDIDHRLFSGVEVLREMSRARGPEAALMPVVFTSAIGLGDSEKPASGRKSGRGITQTPQVTLDCQVRDDAEGLEINWDVRQGVFPSGLVEDMFAAFTGLLNALAAGGDGQWLGKSPVSLPEWQQQERLQVNQTDGLVPSELLHQGVFAQAAATPEATAIIDSNGSVSYGDLAKKAAGIAKSLGKEGFQLGGRVAIAMPKGREQIAATLGVLLAGGIYLPLDAAQPEIRLNKLLLSAEAEYVLTLSDIAAQIKWPSEVQVISVDTLAPETEIPVASNGDPEQLAYVIYTSGSTGEPKGVMINHRAALNTVLDINRRFEVGPGDRILGLAQLSFDLSVYDIFGPLAAGAILVLPDPARGADPSHWAEVMDEHRVTLWNSVPAQLQMLATYLDTEPRPLSEWRLAMLSGDWIPVTLPEHIRRHVPALDLIGMGGATEAAIWSNYHRIERVDPAWSSIPYGVPLTNQGFRVLDSQLRDAPVWVAGELMITGLGLADGYLGDAAFSEQKFFSHPVDGQRLYRTGDLGRYLPGGELEFLGREDGQVKIRGHRIELGEVESALLAHPAVSAATAVIEKKEGGSRADLNLLGFVESRRMDDAEPAVIDPELVNSVRHFAHYQAGEPEAVSVGDYVQALEKAALLSMLHGLMGLGVFADCEQGYSAEEILSLAEVHEKHHWLVRRWLDLLVNARLLSLSTISAAAEEKYTRTRAVDVSAVDEAWKRVEQGIESGFCNREFLQYHRDHVELLPRLLANQQNPFELLFPQGDQQVALSLYRDDLIARYNNAAVAALINRIAAQSDRGLTVLELGAGTGATSASVIPMLDGYDVDYLFTDMTAFFLTEARRQFKEWPWVRFGLMDLNTDYRAQGLAPNSADVILCAGMLNSTRDPEAAIASAVKLLAPGGWLILTEPTVDHAHILLTQGFMMAPAGDDRACGATKFLSIEKWQSLLKAHGAGQVLCLPEDEHPLSAFGMNLLAAQMKTDRQYLSAGKLRDFLANRLPAHMVPAHLQVLDQLPLTANGKVDRKMLAGWRPATGDAQEAAHSEQMDPLETALCKLWANALGLDNVGRQDSFFDLGGDSLIMARVAGRLLEEIPEAKSFTYDALLRHMLNGPTVAALARALRVEPDAAAEEHADTDSNNLVATTREGSNSLMVPFSHKGEGKGASKEEAPVRIMFHAALGTLDYFQHLGKALAAQDLGPVIGIAVADTETYLSIDAKELIERTADDYAQRIIDEGYQRCQLIGYCLGGLLATEVSRRLLERGVDVIDLSLIDSIPMFVDTDEELAFEAIFAPNLNLDPVKAVFGEHIGSEDISRAIETLMQKHSGRVPAGAMAELDGDAGLKAVAEAVRQRSQLTQEQRLAGYTELASAQAGVPVEAAMIPGLFRVCRHSMRAACFDLPPYIGDMTYLRCQEEQSFGVTAGVGHMAAPYWQDVCLGDFELIHVPGNHFSVMEPPQVATVVELLAKPLQRGKAGE